In a genomic window of Fusibacter sp. A1:
- a CDS encoding thiamine pyrophosphate-dependent enzyme has product MTNEFNIKTEDNSWCPGCGNFMILKGMEEVLSENGYQPKDVLFVSGIGQAAKMPHYINGNGYNTLHGRALPSAMGAHLANSDLLTIVNTGDGDNYSEGGNHFLHAIRRNMNIVHLIHDNQVYGLTKGQGSPTTPKGRATSVYAGGVRIDEINPIESAIAIGATFVARTFSNDLEHFKQTMKAAIEHDGYAIVDILQPCPSFNKVNTFSWYKERVYKIEETHNPYDKMAAYKLAQQFGDEGVPIGIIYKDDSKESYLKRLPHIKKPLIRYETDYSVLDEVFESFI; this is encoded by the coding sequence ATGACAAATGAATTCAACATAAAGACAGAAGACAATTCCTGGTGCCCGGGTTGCGGCAACTTCATGATACTTAAGGGAATGGAAGAAGTGCTATCAGAAAACGGCTATCAGCCAAAGGACGTGCTCTTTGTCAGCGGAATAGGCCAGGCTGCCAAAATGCCCCACTATATCAACGGCAACGGCTACAACACCCTGCACGGAAGGGCGCTACCGTCAGCCATGGGCGCGCACCTGGCGAACAGCGACCTTTTGACGATCGTGAACACCGGTGACGGCGACAACTACTCAGAAGGCGGCAACCACTTCCTGCACGCCATCAGAAGAAACATGAACATCGTGCACCTCATACACGACAATCAGGTCTACGGCCTGACAAAAGGACAAGGTTCGCCCACAACCCCGAAAGGTCGTGCCACATCAGTCTATGCTGGTGGTGTCAGGATAGACGAGATCAACCCCATAGAATCGGCTATAGCCATCGGCGCGACCTTTGTCGCAAGAACCTTCAGCAACGACCTCGAGCATTTCAAGCAAACCATGAAGGCTGCAATAGAGCACGACGGCTACGCCATCGTCGACATCCTGCAACCCTGCCCTAGCTTTAATAAGGTGAACACCTTCAGCTGGTACAAGGAAAGGGTCTATAAGATAGAAGAAACACACAATCCTTACGACAAAATGGCGGCCTATAAGCTTGCCCAGCAGTTCGGGGACGAAGGCGTACCTATTGGAATCATCTACAAAGACGACAGCAAAGAAAGCTACCTAAAGCGGCTACCACATATAAAAAAGCCCCTGATCCGGTACGAAACCGATTATTCGGTGCTTGATGAAGTCTTCGAAAGCTTCATTTAA